A single window of Enoplosus armatus isolate fEnoArm2 chromosome 22, fEnoArm2.hap1, whole genome shotgun sequence DNA harbors:
- the creb3l2 gene encoding cyclic AMP-responsive element-binding protein 3-like protein 2, with protein sequence MEILDSSETFLHWDRNLSELSEAGEMDCALYTNHFSELLDDLSQDALLGQLLSDPFLSGVRGGVEAMEGEDGGDLSPSSPLPPHITVEHSYSLCGDSRPQSPLSHLTGEQGSDAESDGDSADWPMDQEEAIDSLLCETPSLLPALSLSLASGPQAPEGPVVALPATTATPAQTTVNSHSQIKEENIIPQIKLEPHEVDQFLNLSPKGLELLQMPPTPPSSHGSDSEGSQSPVHAPPSLSCPASPTSPPPSQASLKVSPRAASCLSNSPLLTAPHKLQGSGPLILTEEERRTLVAEGYPVPTKLPLTKAEEKALKKIRRKIKNKISAQESRRKKKEYMDTLEKKVETCSNENNELRRKVETLECTNKSLLQQLQSLQAVVAGKVPKSCRVAGTQTSSCLMVVVLCFALFLGSFYPGSLTPCSTITETGLASKQLAVKESYTATVKSRSLLSTFEDEQPHLLGLGGEYPEQWEDTPAVVMAAWRRSEQQKLGAEPDRVETHPPFRSTSNDTQTSKNLLLDLHRANESSSKVIELERTVNETS encoded by the exons CATTTCTCCGAGCTCCTAGACGACCTCTCCCAGGATGCTTTGCTGGGGCAGCTGCTCAGCGACCCCTTCCTGTCCGGAGTGAGAGGCGGAGTGGAGGCCATggagggggaggatggaggCGACCTGTCCCCGtcttcccctctcccccctcacaTCACGGTCGAGCACAGCTACTCGCTCTGCGGTGACAGCCGACCACAGTCCCCCCTGTCGCACCTGACCGGAGAGCAAGGCAGCGACGCAG AGTCTGATGGGGATTCAGCTGACTGGCCCATGGATCAGGAGGAGGCCATTGACAGCCTCCTGTGTGagactccttccctcctccccgccctctccctgtctctggcTTCAGGGCCCCAAGCACCTGAGGGCCCTGTTGTGGCCCTCCCTGCTACCACCGCCACCCCAGCTCAGACCACAGTCAACAGCCACAGCCAG ATAAAAGAGGAGAACATCATCCCCCAGATTAAACTGGAACCTCATGAAGTGGACCAGTTTCTCAATCTTTCACCCAAAG GTCTGGAGTTGCTGCAGATGCCTCCCACTCCTCCCAGTTCCCACGGCAGCGACTCGGAGGGCAGCCAGAGCCCCGTCCACGCCCCACCCAGCCTGTCCTGCCCCGCCTCGCCCACCAGCCCTCCTCCATCCCAGGCCAGCCTGAAGGTGTCGCCTCGTGCTGCCTCCTGCCTCTCTAACTCCCCTCTGCTCACCGCTCCTCAT AAGCTGCAAGGTTCGGGCCCGCTGATCCTGACTGAGGAGGAGCGTCGCACGCTGGTGGCTGAAGGTTACCCAGTTCCCACCAAACTGCCGCTCACCAAAGCCGAGGAGAAGGCGCTGAAGAAGATCCGCAGGAAGATCAAAAATAAG ATTTCGGCTCAGGAGAGTcgcaggaagaagaaagagtaCATGGACACTCTAGAGAAGAA GGTGGAGACCTGCTCCAACGAAAACAACGAGCTACGCAGGAAAGTGGAAACTCTGGAGTGTACAAACAA GTCTCTgttacagcagctgcagtctctGCAGGCGGTGGTGGCAGGAAAAGTGCCCAAGTCCTGCAGGGTGGCTGGCACCCAGACATCCTCATGCCTAATG gTGGTCGTGCTGTGCTTCGCTCTGTTTTTAGGGAGTTTCTACCCCGGCAGTTTGACTCCGTGCTCCACCATCACTGAAACTGGCCTCGCTTCCAAACAGCTGGCTGTCAAAGAGTCCTACACAGCCACAG TTAAGTCGAGGAGTCTGTTATCAACTTTCGAAGACGAGCAGCCACACCTCCTCGGTCTGGGCGGAGAATATCCAGAGCAATGGGAGGACACGCCAGCCGTCGTCATGGCAGCGTGGCGTCGCTCAGAGCAACAGAAACTGGGGGCGGAGCCCGACAGGGTGGAAACACACCCACCTTTCAGGAGTACGAGCAATGATACGCAGACATCGAAAAACCTGCTGCTGGACCtgcacag GGCGAATGAGAGCAGTAGTAAAGTGATAGAGCTGGAGCGAACGGTCAACGAGACCTCCTGA